The following proteins come from a genomic window of Nymphalis io chromosome 6, ilAglIoxx1.1, whole genome shotgun sequence:
- the LOC126769028 gene encoding phosphatidylinositol-glycan biosynthesis class F protein translates to MFSLNNHLELRRVTISSLVTCIYLPSIVTVISYKGLLYSVGNASSLYVLVLIFVAELIKSFYLNSNNDLQVKKKASKSRVSEIVKSIIFLLGVKFCFFVGIILFGAPVLEYHEETLILSSLLTLLTVFPLIAHTGMELAVQLLFGVKNFSRDTIIAMLVNNALLTVCGAWLGAVVIPLDWNTPWQQWPIPCYLGAIGGYLLSNVLTVTKVTLMSAANKHPFLNIFVNMMNRLHISK, encoded by the coding sequence ATGTTTTCATTAAACAATCACTTAGAATTAAGAAGAGTGACTATATCCAGTTTAGTGACGTGCATTTATTTACCTAGTATTGTGACTGTTATATCATACAAAGGATTATTATACTCGGTGGGAAATGCTTCTTCGCTCTACGTGTTAGTACTTATATTTGTCGccgaattaattaaatcattttacttGAACTCTAATAATGATcttcaagttaaaaaaaaagcaagcaAAAGTCGAGTTAGTGAAAttgttaaatcaattatttttctaCTGGGAGTAAAGTTTTGCTTCTTCGTCGGAATCATATTATTCGGAGCCCCAGTCTTAGAATACCATGAGGAAACATTAATCTTATCGAGTTTATTAACACTCTTAACTGTATTCCCCCTGATAGCTCACACGGGGATGGAACTAGCGGTACAATTATTGTTTGGTGTGAAAAACTTCTCCCGGGACACTATAATAGCCATGTTAGTGAACAACGCTTTATTGACAGTATGCGGGGCGTGGCTCGGCGCGGTTGTTATTCCCTTGGATTGGAATACACCCTGGCAACAATGGCCAATACCATGTTATCTTGGAGCAATTGGCGGCTACCTCCTGTCTAATGTTCTAACTGTGACTAAAGTTACCTTGATGTCAGCGGCTAATAAACATCCATTCCTTAACATTTTTGTGAATATGATGAATAGACTACATATTTCTAAGTAA
- the LOC126768937 gene encoding 5-aminolevulinate synthase, non-specific, mitochondrial isoform X1, which yields MPCPFLGSMNQAFVRNYGSVLVKQYGNFCPIFSRGFRTLGVDETKCPFIQKNSIISEAPKEMTEDIVESVNTYKYDKFFSEQINAKKKDYSYRIFRKVSRLAADGMYPQALEGAENRRVTVWCANDYLGASRHPVVQDAAISAIKSYGTGAGGTRNIAGNSQMTEKLESEIANLHKKPAALIFSSCFVANDATLSTLAKILPGCIIYSDAGNHASMIQGIRNSRAPKHIFRHNDPSHLRELLSSSPNGVPKLVVFETVHSMSGAICPLEEMCNIAHEYGALTFVDEVHAVGLYGKHGAGIAEERGVENLIDIVSGTLGKAYGNVGGYIAGSSLLVDTVRSLAPGFIFTTALPPPVLAGSLAAIRLLASEEGRSMRAKHQAIVRYLKLSLLVAGLPQMPSVSHIVPVPITGADKVALVAESLMKRGHYVQAINYPTVARGEERLRFAPGPYHTPEMIDSLITALIESFHENNINFNQFMVNGACRECSMEYKVDIAYEEPFKYPIAA from the coding sequence ATGCCTTGTCCTTTCTTAGGATCAATGAACCAAGCCTTCGTGCGAAACTACGGCAGCGTACTGGTAAAACAGTATGGGAACTTCTGCCCTATATTTTCACGAGGTTTTCGTACGCTCGGGGTCGATGAAACAAAATGCCCTTTCATTCAAAAGAACTCTATCATCTCCGAAGCACCGAAGGAGATGACTGAAGACATCGTGGAGAGCGTCAacacttataaatatgataaattctTCAGTGAACAAATTAATGCAAAGAAGAAGGATTACTCCTACCGTATATTCAGAAAAGTGTCTCGCTTGGCGGCCGACGGCATGTATCCGCAAGCATTAGAAGGAGCTGAGAACCGCCGTGTGACTGTGTGGTGCGCTAACGATTATCTGGGAGCGTCGCGGCACCCCGTTGTGCAGGATGCTGCAATTTCTGCTATCAAATCTTACGGAACGGGTGCAGGTGGTACCCGAAACATTGCTGGTAACTCACAAATGACTGAAAAACTCGAATCTGAAatagccaatttacacaaaaaaccAGCCGCTTTAATCTTTAGTTCCTGCTTTGTCGCTAACGATGCGACTCTATCTACTTTAGCTAAAATATTACCTGGATGCATCATTTACTCGGATGCTGGCAACCATGCATCTATGATACAAGGAATAAGAAACAGCCGGGCACCCAAGCATATATTCAGACACAATGACCCGAGTCACTTAAGAGAATTATTATCTTCATCACCAAACGGTGTGCCAAAACTAGTCGTTTTTGAGACTGTCCATTCTATGAGTGGAGCTATTTGTCCCCTAGAAGAAATGTGTAACATAGCTCATGAATATGGAGCTTTAACGTTCGTAGATGAAGTCCACGCTGTGGGCTTGTATGGAAAACATGGTGCCGGGATAGCTGAAGAGAGAGGTGTCGAAAACCTCATCGATATCGTATCTGGCACATTAGGTAAAGCCTATGGAAACGTCGGAGGCTACATCGCTGGCTCGTCTCTGCTAGTGGATACTGTGAGGTCGCTGGCTCCAGGGTTCATATTCACGACGGCACTTCCGCCGCCAGTGCTGGCGGGCTCCCTGGCGGCTATAAGACTACTGGCGAGCGAAGAAGGCAGAAGCATGAGAGCCAAGCACCAAGCTATCGTCCGTTACTTGAAGCTGTCGCTGCTGGTCGCCGGACTGCCGCAGATGCCGTCCGTGAGCCACATAGTTCCCGTGCCGATAACGGGAGCGGATAAGGTGGCTCTCGTGGCGGAGTCCCTGATGAAGCGGGGCCACTACGTGCAGGCCATCAACTACCCGACGGTGGCTCGCGGCGAGGAGCGCCTGCGGTTCGCGCCGGGCCCGTACCACACACCGGAAATGATCGACAGCCTCATTACTGCCCTCATCGAATCATTCCACGAAAACAACATAAACTTTAACCAGTTCATGGTGAACGGTGCCTGTCGCGAGTGTAGTATGGAGTACAAGGTCGACATCGCTTACGAGGAGCCCTTCAAGTATCCCATAGCCGCGTAA
- the LOC126768937 gene encoding 5-aminolevulinate synthase, non-specific, mitochondrial isoform X2: protein MNQAFVRNYGSVLVKQYGNFCPIFSRGFRTLGVDETKCPFIQKNSIISEAPKEMTEDIVESVNTYKYDKFFSEQINAKKKDYSYRIFRKVSRLAADGMYPQALEGAENRRVTVWCANDYLGASRHPVVQDAAISAIKSYGTGAGGTRNIAGNSQMTEKLESEIANLHKKPAALIFSSCFVANDATLSTLAKILPGCIIYSDAGNHASMIQGIRNSRAPKHIFRHNDPSHLRELLSSSPNGVPKLVVFETVHSMSGAICPLEEMCNIAHEYGALTFVDEVHAVGLYGKHGAGIAEERGVENLIDIVSGTLGKAYGNVGGYIAGSSLLVDTVRSLAPGFIFTTALPPPVLAGSLAAIRLLASEEGRSMRAKHQAIVRYLKLSLLVAGLPQMPSVSHIVPVPITGADKVALVAESLMKRGHYVQAINYPTVARGEERLRFAPGPYHTPEMIDSLITALIESFHENNINFNQFMVNGACRECSMEYKVDIAYEEPFKYPIAA, encoded by the coding sequence ATGAACCAAGCCTTCGTGCGAAACTACGGCAGCGTACTGGTAAAACAGTATGGGAACTTCTGCCCTATATTTTCACGAGGTTTTCGTACGCTCGGGGTCGATGAAACAAAATGCCCTTTCATTCAAAAGAACTCTATCATCTCCGAAGCACCGAAGGAGATGACTGAAGACATCGTGGAGAGCGTCAacacttataaatatgataaattctTCAGTGAACAAATTAATGCAAAGAAGAAGGATTACTCCTACCGTATATTCAGAAAAGTGTCTCGCTTGGCGGCCGACGGCATGTATCCGCAAGCATTAGAAGGAGCTGAGAACCGCCGTGTGACTGTGTGGTGCGCTAACGATTATCTGGGAGCGTCGCGGCACCCCGTTGTGCAGGATGCTGCAATTTCTGCTATCAAATCTTACGGAACGGGTGCAGGTGGTACCCGAAACATTGCTGGTAACTCACAAATGACTGAAAAACTCGAATCTGAAatagccaatttacacaaaaaaccAGCCGCTTTAATCTTTAGTTCCTGCTTTGTCGCTAACGATGCGACTCTATCTACTTTAGCTAAAATATTACCTGGATGCATCATTTACTCGGATGCTGGCAACCATGCATCTATGATACAAGGAATAAGAAACAGCCGGGCACCCAAGCATATATTCAGACACAATGACCCGAGTCACTTAAGAGAATTATTATCTTCATCACCAAACGGTGTGCCAAAACTAGTCGTTTTTGAGACTGTCCATTCTATGAGTGGAGCTATTTGTCCCCTAGAAGAAATGTGTAACATAGCTCATGAATATGGAGCTTTAACGTTCGTAGATGAAGTCCACGCTGTGGGCTTGTATGGAAAACATGGTGCCGGGATAGCTGAAGAGAGAGGTGTCGAAAACCTCATCGATATCGTATCTGGCACATTAGGTAAAGCCTATGGAAACGTCGGAGGCTACATCGCTGGCTCGTCTCTGCTAGTGGATACTGTGAGGTCGCTGGCTCCAGGGTTCATATTCACGACGGCACTTCCGCCGCCAGTGCTGGCGGGCTCCCTGGCGGCTATAAGACTACTGGCGAGCGAAGAAGGCAGAAGCATGAGAGCCAAGCACCAAGCTATCGTCCGTTACTTGAAGCTGTCGCTGCTGGTCGCCGGACTGCCGCAGATGCCGTCCGTGAGCCACATAGTTCCCGTGCCGATAACGGGAGCGGATAAGGTGGCTCTCGTGGCGGAGTCCCTGATGAAGCGGGGCCACTACGTGCAGGCCATCAACTACCCGACGGTGGCTCGCGGCGAGGAGCGCCTGCGGTTCGCGCCGGGCCCGTACCACACACCGGAAATGATCGACAGCCTCATTACTGCCCTCATCGAATCATTCCACGAAAACAACATAAACTTTAACCAGTTCATGGTGAACGGTGCCTGTCGCGAGTGTAGTATGGAGTACAAGGTCGACATCGCTTACGAGGAGCCCTTCAAGTATCCCATAGCCGCGTAA